The proteins below come from a single Terriglobales bacterium genomic window:
- a CDS encoding VOC family protein, with product MATIAVRGKTEVMGIAPQFLVDDLQRAIAYYCEKLGFELEFVYDSFYAAVRRDGFSVHLENAPRLAGERDHRRQNEHLDAYVSVSGIRSLLSELQERGAHVIRPVEERPWSWVDFYVEDPDGYILCFSEPTA from the coding sequence GTGGCAACCATAGCAGTTCGCGGCAAAACAGAGGTTATGGGAATCGCCCCGCAGTTTCTCGTCGACGATCTGCAGCGAGCGATCGCATACTACTGTGAAAAGCTTGGTTTCGAGCTCGAGTTCGTCTATGACTCTTTCTATGCAGCGGTCAGGCGCGACGGATTCTCGGTCCACCTCGAGAATGCGCCGAGGCTGGCCGGCGAAAGAGATCACCGCAGGCAGAATGAGCATCTGGACGCGTACGTTTCGGTATCCGGGATCCGGTCTTTGTTAAGCGAACTGCAAGAGCGTGGCGCGCACGTGATCAGACCGGTTGAAGAGCGACCGTGGTCGTGGGTGGATTTTTACGTCGAAGATCCTGACGGCTACATTCTCTGTTTCAGTGAACCGACTGCTTGA
- a CDS encoding cyclopropane-fatty-acyl-phospholipid synthase family protein has product MILWFAADTAVGQLRNSWFWGTSGMWAASYYVGVVTMLATKHRVHHSGKDSRWLRDRPPRESNQANIAERLTRIFEQLATESGGCNFSVVLWDGSRWSSGPNSRFTIVIHSPQALRAVLTHLSELRLAEAYIFGDIEIKGDFAAAISVVERILTHHHNGLEQIRLALPLLLSLPKAGHDGRPAEPVHLPGRIHSEQRDSAAIHFHYDLSNDFYATWLDKRMVYSCAYFEDKRDDLDKAQEQKLDHICRKLRLKPGERLLDVGCGWGGLIIHAAANYGVTATGITLSREQAKLAAAHIQAAGLSHRCSVEFGDYREHRVSDKYDKIASVGMFEHVGEKHLPEYFVAIYRLLRSGGVFLNHGIAAGSNTSEGRNPFLARYVFPDGELVPIHTTLGIAESAGFEVRDVESLREHYALTLDRWRSRLESQHDKARNFVDETTFRTWKLYLAGCAHAFSTRRLNLYQVLFSNSGSGWSGLPFTRKDWYCS; this is encoded by the coding sequence TTGATTCTCTGGTTTGCTGCAGATACAGCCGTTGGACAGCTCCGAAACTCCTGGTTCTGGGGAACCAGTGGAATGTGGGCTGCGTCCTACTATGTAGGAGTAGTTACGATGTTGGCGACCAAACATCGCGTGCACCACAGCGGCAAAGACTCGCGTTGGCTCCGTGATCGCCCACCCCGTGAGTCCAATCAAGCGAATATCGCTGAGCGCCTCACCCGGATATTCGAGCAGCTCGCGACCGAATCGGGCGGATGCAATTTCTCAGTCGTATTGTGGGACGGCTCGCGATGGAGCTCGGGACCGAACTCCCGGTTCACGATTGTTATTCACAGTCCACAGGCACTGCGCGCGGTTCTCACTCACCTGAGCGAACTGCGTCTCGCCGAGGCTTACATCTTTGGCGACATCGAAATCAAAGGCGATTTCGCCGCAGCGATCTCGGTCGTTGAGCGGATTCTCACTCATCATCACAATGGTCTTGAGCAGATTCGTCTCGCACTGCCTCTTCTGCTGAGTCTTCCCAAAGCGGGACACGATGGACGCCCGGCAGAGCCGGTTCATTTGCCGGGTCGGATTCATTCCGAGCAACGGGATAGTGCGGCCATCCACTTCCACTATGACCTATCGAACGATTTTTACGCGACCTGGCTCGACAAGCGCATGGTGTATTCCTGTGCCTATTTCGAGGACAAGCGAGACGATCTCGACAAAGCGCAAGAGCAGAAGCTTGATCACATCTGCCGCAAGCTCCGGTTGAAGCCTGGCGAACGGCTGTTGGACGTCGGTTGTGGCTGGGGAGGTCTGATCATCCACGCTGCCGCCAATTACGGCGTAACCGCGACTGGAATCACCCTCAGCCGCGAACAGGCCAAACTGGCGGCGGCCCACATTCAAGCTGCAGGTCTCAGTCATCGCTGTTCGGTTGAATTTGGCGATTACCGCGAGCACAGGGTCTCCGACAAGTACGACAAAATCGCCAGTGTAGGCATGTTTGAGCACGTAGGTGAAAAGCATCTGCCGGAATATTTCGTGGCGATCTATCGCCTGCTGCGCAGTGGAGGAGTGTTTCTCAATCATGGGATTGCCGCAGGCAGCAACACGTCAGAAGGACGCAATCCATTCCTCGCGCGCTATGTATTTCCCGACGGAGAACTGGTGCCGATTCACACAACGCTTGGCATCGCTGAATCAGCGGGCTTTGAAGTGCGAGATGTAGAGAGCCTCCGTGAACACTACGCACTCACACTCGATCGATGGCGGAGCCGGCTGGAGTCACAACACGACAAAGCTCGTAATTTTGTGGATGAAACAACGTTCCGGACCTGGAAGTTATATCTAGCAGGATGCGCACACGCGTTCAGCACGCGTCGTCTGAATCTGTATCAGGTACTTTTCAGCAACTCCGGCAGCGGCTGGAGCGGCTTGCCCTTCACGCGCAAAGACTGGTACTGCAGCTAA